One region of Populus trichocarpa isolate Nisqually-1 chromosome 4, P.trichocarpa_v4.1, whole genome shotgun sequence genomic DNA includes:
- the LOC18097602 gene encoding protein DETOXIFICATION 2 isoform X2: protein MEEVEEIGKERKWLITWGGFVEELKEVSYIAAPMVAVTVLQYLLQVVSVIIVGHLGQLALSGVALATSINNVTGFSLLSGMAGGLETLAGQAYGAKQYQKLGTYTYSAIISLIIMCPPICVLWIFMGKLLPLLGQDTSISQEACKYSMYLIPALFGGAVLKPLTRYLQTQSVILPMLITSSCILCFHTISCWILVYKLQLGQKGAAIAFSLSTWLNVILLCLYVKYSSACEKTRAPLSREALYGIREFFQLGVPSAIMVCLKWWSLELLILLSGLFKNPKLETSVLSICLTISTLHFTIPYGFGAAASTRVSNELGAGNPQLARMAVLVALFLAGIESVIVSSGLFLSRQVLGYAYSNDRQVVRYISVMTPLICLSFITDSLQAVLSGVARGCGWQKIGAYINLGSFYLVGLPLAAVLGFVAHLRGKGLWIGILVGSFVQSVLLSIVTACTDWNKQVLGPISFFFPSTSLPCICFHVLFYYRLHQVQ, encoded by the exons ATGGAAGAGGTGGAAGAGATCGGGAAAGAGAGGAAATGGCTGATAACATGGGGTGGATTTGTGGAGGAGCTCAAGGAGGTGAGCTACATAGCTGCACCAATGGTGGCTGTTACGGTGTTGCAGTATCTACTACAAGTTGTGTCTGTAATAATCGTAGGACACCTTGGTCAGCTCGCCCTCTCTGGTGTTGCCCTAGCCACCTCCATCAACAATGTTACTGGATTTAGCCTACTT TCAGGAATGGCAGGTGGACTGGAAACTCTAGCTGGCCAAGCATATGGAGCTAAACAATATCAAAAGCTTGGAACCTATACTTACAGTGCAATCATCTCTCTAATAATCATGTGCCCTCCAATTTGTGTCCTGTGGATCTTCATGGGCAAACTACTACCTCTACTAGGCCAAGACACTTCAATCTCACAAGAGGCCTGCAAGTACTCAATGTATCTAATCCCTGCATTATTTGGGGGTGCAGTTCTTAAGCCTTTGACTAGATATCTTCAGACACAAAGTGTGATTCTACCAATGCTCATAACCTCATCTTGCATCCTATGTTTTCACACCATTTCATGCTGGATTCTTGTGTACAAACTGCAATTAGGACAAAAGGGTGCAGCTATAGCCTTCAGTTTATCAACTTGGTTGAATGTGATATTGCTATGCCTGTATGTAAAGTACTCCTCAGCATGTGAAAAAACTAGAGCTCCATTGTCAAGAGAAGCACTTTATGGTATCAGAGAATTCTTTCAGCTCGGTGTCCCTTCTGCTATTATGGTTTG TCTTAAATGGTGGTCATTGGAGTTGCTGATTTTGCTTTCTGGTCTTTTCAAAAATCCAAAACTGGAGACTTCAGTGCTTTCTAtatg CCTCACAATCTCTACATTGCACTTCACCATACCATATGGATTTGGAGCTGCTGCAAG CACACGAGTTTCGAATGAACTAGGAGCTGGGAATCCTCAATTAGCTAGGATGGCAGTTCTGGTTGCCTTGTTTCTTGCTGGCATAGAGTCAGTCATTGTGAGCTCAGGACTCTTCCTTTCCCGGCAAGTTTTGGGATATGCTTACAGCAACGACAGGCAGGTTGTGCGTTATATTTCAGTCATGACTCCTCTGATTTGTCTCTCATTTATCACGGACAGCTTACAAGCTGTCCTTTCTG GTGTGGCTAGAGGATGTGGATGGCAGAAAATAGGGGCATATATCAATCTTGGTTCATTTTATCTGGTTGGACTTCCATTGGCTGCTGTGCTTGGTTTTGTAGCTCATTTAAGAGGAAAAGGCCTTTGGATTGGAATATTAGTTGGGTCATTTGTGCAATCAGTTCTTCTTTCTATCGTTACTGCTTGTACAGATTGGAACAAACAGGTCCTTGGTccaatctcttttttctttccttcaactTCTCTCCCTTGTATATGTTTTCATGTGCTGTTCTATTATAGGCTCCATCAAGTGCAATGA
- the LOC18097602 gene encoding protein DETOXIFICATION 14 isoform X1 produces the protein MEGEGKREERKWAITWEGFVQELKKAGCIAAPMVAVSVLQYLLQVVSVIIVGHLGALALSSAAIATSITNVTGFSLLSGMAGGLETLAGQAYGAKQYQKLGTYTYSAIISLIIMCPPICVLWIFMGKLLPLLGQDTSISQEACKYSMYLIPALFGGAVLKPLTRYLQTQSVILPMLITSSCILCFHTISCWILVYKLQLGQKGAAIAFSLSTWLNVILLCLYVKYSSACEKTRAPLSREALYGIREFFQLGVPSAIMVCLKWWSLELLILLSGLFKNPKLETSVLSICLTISTLHFTIPYGFGAAASTRVSNELGAGNPQLARMAVLVALFLAGIESVIVSSGLFLSRQVLGYAYSNDRQVVRYISVMTPLICLSFITDSLQAVLSGVARGCGWQKIGAYINLGSFYLVGLPLAAVLGFVAHLRGKGLWIGILVGSFVQSVLLSIVTACTDWNKQVLGPISFFFPSTSLPCICFHVLFYYRLHQVQ, from the exons ATGGAAGGAGAGGGAAAGAGGGAAGAGAGAAAATGGGCGATAACATGGGAAGGATTTGTTCAAGAGCTAAAGAAGGCAGGTTGTATAGCAGCTCCAATGGTGGCCGTGTCAGTATTGCAGTATCTCCTACAAGTTGTGTCTGTGATAATTGTAGGGCACCTTGGTGCACTTGCACTCTCTAGTGCCGCCATTGCCACTTCTATTACCAATGTTACAGGGTTTAGCCTTCTT TCAGGAATGGCAGGTGGACTGGAAACTCTAGCTGGCCAAGCATATGGAGCTAAACAATATCAAAAGCTTGGAACCTATACTTACAGTGCAATCATCTCTCTAATAATCATGTGCCCTCCAATTTGTGTCCTGTGGATCTTCATGGGCAAACTACTACCTCTACTAGGCCAAGACACTTCAATCTCACAAGAGGCCTGCAAGTACTCAATGTATCTAATCCCTGCATTATTTGGGGGTGCAGTTCTTAAGCCTTTGACTAGATATCTTCAGACACAAAGTGTGATTCTACCAATGCTCATAACCTCATCTTGCATCCTATGTTTTCACACCATTTCATGCTGGATTCTTGTGTACAAACTGCAATTAGGACAAAAGGGTGCAGCTATAGCCTTCAGTTTATCAACTTGGTTGAATGTGATATTGCTATGCCTGTATGTAAAGTACTCCTCAGCATGTGAAAAAACTAGAGCTCCATTGTCAAGAGAAGCACTTTATGGTATCAGAGAATTCTTTCAGCTCGGTGTCCCTTCTGCTATTATGGTTTG TCTTAAATGGTGGTCATTGGAGTTGCTGATTTTGCTTTCTGGTCTTTTCAAAAATCCAAAACTGGAGACTTCAGTGCTTTCTAtatg CCTCACAATCTCTACATTGCACTTCACCATACCATATGGATTTGGAGCTGCTGCAAG CACACGAGTTTCGAATGAACTAGGAGCTGGGAATCCTCAATTAGCTAGGATGGCAGTTCTGGTTGCCTTGTTTCTTGCTGGCATAGAGTCAGTCATTGTGAGCTCAGGACTCTTCCTTTCCCGGCAAGTTTTGGGATATGCTTACAGCAACGACAGGCAGGTTGTGCGTTATATTTCAGTCATGACTCCTCTGATTTGTCTCTCATTTATCACGGACAGCTTACAAGCTGTCCTTTCTG GTGTGGCTAGAGGATGTGGATGGCAGAAAATAGGGGCATATATCAATCTTGGTTCATTTTATCTGGTTGGACTTCCATTGGCTGCTGTGCTTGGTTTTGTAGCTCATTTAAGAGGAAAAGGCCTTTGGATTGGAATATTAGTTGGGTCATTTGTGCAATCAGTTCTTCTTTCTATCGTTACTGCTTGTACAGATTGGAACAAACAGGTCCTTGGTccaatctcttttttctttccttcaactTCTCTCCCTTGTATATGTTTTCATGTGCTGTTCTATTATAGGCTCCATCAAGTGCAATGA
- the LOC112327275 gene encoding LOW QUALITY PROTEIN: protein DETOXIFICATION 3-like (The sequence of the model RefSeq protein was modified relative to this genomic sequence to represent the inferred CDS: substituted 1 base at 1 genomic stop codon), translating into MEEALLPHTEERTRASTTFVEELKKVTYIXAPMVVVTVSLHLLQVVSIMMAGHLGELSLSGVSIGGSFAGVTGFSLLFGLAGGLETLCGQAYGAGQYQKFGTYTYCAIISLLPICVPVSILWIFMDRILIAIGQDPEISTVACRYATCLIPALFAYAVLQSLLRYYQSQGLILPMLFSTCATLCFHIPLCWALIFKWELGSTGAALAIDVSYWLNVVFLALYMGFSSSCKKTRVIYWNHIFSSIKEFFRFALPSAVMVCLEWWTFELLILLAGLLPDSQLETSVLSICLATTSLHFYALSGIAAAGSAQVSNHLGAGNDKAAQVVVRAVLSISLVEAVIVSTNIFCFRHVFGYAFSNEKVVVDYVTEVAPLLCLSVIVDSLQTVLSGIARGCGWQHIGASINLGAYYFAGIPVAILLCFIFHLRGKGLWIGVLTGSTVQATLLALITGSTNWKKQASKARERMLDGTASADNGFP; encoded by the exons ATGGAAGAGGCACTGCTGCCCCATACTGAAGAGAGGACACGGGCTTCTACTACCTTTGTGGAAGAGCTAAAGAAGGTGACCTACATTTAAGCTCCAATGGTGGTGGTGACGGTGTCACTACACTTGTTGCAGGTTGTGTCAATAATGATGGCAGGGCATCTTGGTGAATTGTCTCTCTCTGGGGTCTCTATCGGTGGATCTTTTGCTGGGGTCACTGGCTTTAGTCTCCTA TTTGGATTGGCAGGAGGCTTGGAAACTCTATGTGGACAAGCTTATGGAGCAGGGCAATACCAAAAGTTTGGAACTTATACATACTGTGCAATAATATCTCTCCTTCCAATATGTGTCCCAGTATCTATCCTTTGGATATTCATGGACAGGATATTGATAGCAATAGGCCAAGACCCTGAAATCTCAACGGTAGCCTGCCGATATGCTACCTGTCTCATTCCTGCGTTATTTGCCTATGCTGTTCTTCAGTCGCTACTTCGCTACTACCAGTCTCAGGGCTTGATTCTACCAATGCTTTTCAGCACCTGTGCAACTTTATGTTTCCATATACCTCTTTGCTGGGCTCTAATATTTAAATGGGAACTAGGAAGTACCGGAGCAGCATTAGCCATTGACGTGTCTTACTGGTTAAATGTGGTATTCCTTGCACTTTATATGGGGTTCTCTTCATCCTGCAAAAAGACCCGTGTCATCTACTGGAATCATATTTTCTCTAGCATTAAGGAGTTCTTTCGCTTCGCTCTCCCTTCTGCTGTAATGGTTTG TCTTGAATGGTGGACCTTTGAGCTACTTATATTGCTGGCTGGACTTCTGCCAGATTCACAGCTTGAAACATCTGTTCTTTCTATCTG CCTAGCAACAACGTCATTGCACTTCTATGCACTATCTGGGATCGCAGCTGCTGGGAG TGCTCAGGTTTCAAATCATCTAGGAGCTGGAAATGATAAGGCAGCTCAAGTGGTTGTCCGTGCAGTACTGAGTATTTCGCTCGTAGAGGCAGTTATTGTGAGCACAAATATCTTCTGCTTCCGCCATGTTTTTGGATACGCTTTCAGCAATGAAAAGGTGGTTGTCGACTATGTAACTGAAGTGGCTCCCCTGCTTTGTCTCTCAGTTATTGTGGATAGCTTACAAACAGTACTTTCCG GAATTGCTAGAGGATGTGGATGGCAGCACATAGGGGCCTCTATTAACCTTGGGGCATACTATTTTGCTGGAATCCCAGTAGCTATTCTACTGTGCTTCATTTTCCATCTTAGAGGGAAAGGCCTTTGGATTGGGGTGCTGACTGGGAGTACTGTGCAAGCAACATTACTAGCTCTCATAACTGGTTCGACAAATTGGAAAAAACAG GCATCCAAGGCTAGGGAGAGGATGCTTGATGGGACAGCTTCGGCTGATAATGGATTTCCTTGA